The DNA window TCCCCAGAAATTTTATGGAAAAAGAATTCTGTATTACTGGGCAAAGCTTTATTCTCAGCAAATTGTTCGAGGAAAGAAATATTCGGACTTAAAACCGGTTTATTCCGTTTCTTTTCTTAATTTTAATCTACTACAAATAGACAATTTTCATTCGACCTTCCAGCTATTGGAAAAAGAGAATCCAGAAATAGCCTTGACGAAAGACCTCGAAATCCATATTTTAGAATTGAAGAAATTCCTGAATACATCCAGAACTCAGGAGTCTAATTTAGAAGATTGGATATATCTCATCCAAAAAGCCGAGAAATTAAAGGAAGAGGACGTGAAAAAGCTTAAGATCAAAAATCCCGTGATTCGTGAGGCTGTGGAAGCTCTTCAGGATATTTCTCTCGACAGAAAAACAAGAAATTACTACGAGATGCGCCTGAAAACAGAAAGAGACCATGAAGCCACTATCGAGTATGCTTTCGAAGAAGGACTCAAAAAAGGAAAGGAAGAGAGCATCGAAAAGGAACGCTTTCTAACTCAAGAGATAGAGAAGACGCAACGCCTTGCGAGTATTCGTGAAAAAAGAGCCGAGCATAAAAGTAAACTCAGGACTGCGATAAATTTAAAGAAAGAAGGAGCTGAGTTAAAATTCATATCCCGTATTACAGAGCTCCCGGAAGCCTATTTGGAAAAGTTTTTTCGGAAAGCTGTTAGGAATTAGTGGATGAGGACTTACAATTCAAACTTCCTTTTCTCCCCTCTTCCGTTCCAGGATTTCAAATTTTATTCCAATTTTTTTGAGAGCATCCACAAGGTAATCTCCAAAAGCATAAGCCGGGGTTACGACACCCGAAGGAATGGAAACCTGTTTATTCTTATTGGTAAGTAGTATAGCGGCTTCCGAAACCATTCTTGCTGTTTCCTCATAACCCGGATCCCCTCCGCTGATGCGGGTTACTACCCGGTCCTTACCTGCAATCCCTTCAAAGGTACACTGAAAATAGGATTCCCTGCGTTTTTCTTCGGAAGGCCCCTCTCCTCTTTGTATATAAGAAAGCAGGTAATTTTTCAAAAAATTTATCCTCGCCGCTACAAAAAGCCCGGAAGCGGCAAGACTCATGAGAATGGTGTCCGGTACAGAACGCACCGCAACATACTGTCCGTAAGAGAAAGGTTTCCCGTAAAAACGAATCTTTTCAGCAGAACGAAGCACAATCAGGGGATCTATAACCGGTAAGGGAATGGCAACGCTCGAAACCGTCTCTGAATAATGAAAATCTCGGAGGATATTTCCCTCCGTATGGTTTTCTAAAAAAGCACCCGGATTTTCCGAGACTGCATGTAGAGCTGAGACCAGGGTTCCACCCGATAAATGCCCTTTAGCCTCCACATAGCACTTTACCTGCTTTTCTTCTGTAGAGGAAAGGCTCAGTACCGTAAAATAAGTACCCAGATCCGCCGGAATGCTATCAAAACCACAACAATTAACAATACTCACGCCTTTTTCAAGTGCCTGAGAATGAAATTGAGCTTCAATTTTATTTACAAAAGCAGGTTCTCCCGTAATATCCAGATAATCTGTTCCGGCGGCAATACAGGCCTTCACCATAAGTTCCCCGTGAAAGGCATAAGGCCCAACAAGATGAATGATAACGGATGTTTTCTTACAAAGAGAAACCAACTCAGCTTCACTCTCGAGGCTGGCAATGTAGATATCCGGGCCGGCCTTTTCTCCAAAACGTTCTTTAAGATGCTTTTGCAGCAAAAGAAGTTTCTCTTTATCCCTTCCGGCAATTCCAAAGGAAAGGTTTCTTTCAGACTGTAATTTTGCAAAGTATTCAGAAACCAGCTTGCCCGTAAAACCACTGGCTCCGTAAACAATAACCTGTTTCTCTCTAAACTCCAAATCCACCCACCCTATTTCTGTAAGAAAAAATCTCTCTAACCTCCAAATTCTCGGATTCTATGAAATTGGAAAGATGTTTTTATTGAAAAAAAAATGATCTCTCCCTGAATGGAAGTAAAAATTCTCAGGAATGGAAGAATAAATGGAATTAATTATCTGGATTGCAGTTCTCATGCTTAGCCTTATCGTTCTCATAAAAGCTTCTGATATCTTTATAGATTCATCGGAAAAATTAGGGATTTATCTTGGAATTCCTTCCTTTGTAATTGGAGTCGTAATTGTAGGACTCGGAACTTCTTTACCGGAATTAGTTTCTTCTATTTTATCCGTTCGTCAGGGTGCCTCCGAAATCGTCATCGGTAATGTTCTCGGCTCCAATATAACGAATATCTTTCTCATCCTGAGTATAGCAGCCATCCTGGGTAAAGAATTTACCGTAGAATACAATCTTTTACAGACCGACTTACCTTTTCTGCTGGGCTCCGCTATATTCATCAGTGTTTCCCTTATCGATGGAAATTTTTCTATGGGAGAGGCCATTATAACCTTACTCCTCCTATTCTTCTATTTAATTAAGGCCTTTGAAAAAGGAGAACAGCAGGAAGAAAAGGAAAAAAAAGAAAAGCTCAAACGAATTACCTGGATTCTCCTCGTTCTAAGTCCCGTCCTGATCTTTCTCGGAGCTAAATATACCGTTGATGCCGTAATGGAAATCGCCAAAATTCTTTCTATCGGAACCGAAATTCTTGCCTTAAGCGTTGTAGCCCTCGGCACTTCCCTACCGGAGCTGATGGTAACCATTTCGGCTACCAAAAAAGGTCAACCCGATATGGTTGTAGGGAATATTGTAGGTTCCAATGTGTTTAATACCTTTGCTGTTATGGGCATACCCAGATTATTCGGAGACTTAAAAATCCCGGCAGATGTAGTCAAATTTTCCATGCCGGTTCATTTTGCAGCAACTCTTCTTTTTATCATTATTGTAATCGATAAGAAGGTAAACCGCTGGGAAGGCTTTCTATTAATTGTATTTTATGTTTACTTTTTATTCACTATTTTTAAATGGATTTAAAACAGCAAAAGTCTAAGTAGAAAACGAGGTATTATGAACCCACAAAAATCTTTCTTTCAAACCCGAGCAGCGAAAATCTTCAGCATCCTTCTATCTTTCAGTATGGGAACAGCTTATGTTCTCTATTCCAAAGAAAAAGAACCTAAAAAGGAAGATAAGTATTTTCATACCAGTAAAAGTATGGCACCAAGTCCTGTTCAGGTTCAGGAAGAAATCATGAGACCAAAAGAAAAGAAAAAAGAGAAAGAAGAGGAAGCTAAAAAAGAGAAAAAGAAAGAAGAAGAAAAAAAGAAAAAGGAAAAGAGTGAAAAACAGGAGTCCAAGAAACCCAAATTGGATCCGGTAATGCCATCCACGAAAGCTCCTTCTTTTATTCAGTAAAAATGTTAGACAACATTCTTACTGCTTTTCTTTATTTTTTAGGCATGGGAATAGCGTTCATTCCCTTAGAGCGCTCTTTTCTCTGCACACAATCAGATATTTTTCGCAAAGAATGGTTTACAGATGTTCTCTTCTATTTCGGACAGAGTCTCATCTGGAATTTTGTCACTCTCCTCGTATTAAATTATATATTTGGTTTTCTTCCGAATACAAAACTAAGAGGGCTAAGAGAGATTTTTCAATCCACACATATTGTTTTTCAATTTTTTATACTTATCTTTTTAGGTGATTTATTCATTTACTGGGCTCATCGTCTCCAGCATAGGATAAATTTTCTCTGGAAATTTCATAGGGTTCATCATACAGCAGAAACAGTGGACTATATAGCAGCTTTTCGAGAACACCCCCTCGATAATATTTATACACGGGGAATAGAAAGCCTGCCGGCTTTTCTTCTCGGCTTCAAGCTCGAACAGATCACAGCTTTTGTAGCCTTTCGTGGAGTCTGGGCCTTATTCATACATTCGAATGTAAACCTGCGATTCGGAGTTCTTGAAGCATTATTTGGCTCTCCACATTTACACCACTGGCACCACGATCTAAAAAAAGGCGGAGACTGCAATTATGCTAACCTGTTTCCACTTATGGATATCCTATTCGGAACCTACTACAATCCCAAAGAGGCCTCAGAACAATTCGGGATTGAAGAAGACTATAAACGTGGCTATATCAGCTTACTCTTAGAACCCTTATTACCCACATTTCTCAGGTCTAAGGTCTGGAAGTAGTTACACTCTCATTTTTTCCGGGGCAAATACAAACGACCCACCGATGGGTCGCTTTCTGGAAACATTCTCCCTGATTTTTAATATGAGTTATTTAAAATAATAATCCTTAAATCTTGTTTGCAGTTCCTGATTTGTATGATAGTATGGATAAACCATGAAGTTTTTTAATACAGCCGGCCCGAATCAAGCAGATATTCACTATACACTCGATCCATTAAGTCGATGGGATCTTGAGGAAATTTTACATCTAATTCATACTAGAAAATACTTCGTTCTACATGCTCCCCGGCAGACCGGTAAAACCAGCTGTATGCTCTCACTCATGGAATATCTCAACCGCGAAGGGAAATACAATGCACTTTATGTAAATATAGAAGCAGCACAGGCAGCGAGGGAAGATGTGCACCGGGGAATTCAGGCAATTATGAGTGCTTTTGCAACCCAATATGCACTCCGCTTCAAAGATGATTTAATAGAAAATAGCTGGAAAGAAATTTTAGATAAAAATGGTGCTGAAGACGCTCTAAATAAACTACTTCATTTCTGGACAACACATAGTGATAAACCAACAGTTTTATTCATAGATGAGATAGATGCTCTCATTGGGGATACTCTCATTTCTGTATTGCGACAAATTCGTTCCGGCTACGCTGACAGGCCGGCAGCCTTTCCTCAATCCATCATCCTCTGCGGAGTGCGAGATGTGCGGGATTATCGCATCCATTCCTCCCGAACAAAGGAGATCATCACCGGAGGTTCCGCATTCAATATCAAAGCAGAATCTCTCCGTCTTGGAAATTTTACAAAAGAAGATATAGCAAAGCTTTATTTGGAACACACAAAGGAAACCGGACAGATATTCGAGGACGGTATATTAGATTTAGCCTGGGAATACACAGGTGGTCAACCCTGGCTCGTCAATGCCCTTGCTTATGAAGTCTGCTTTCGAGACAAGGCAGCAAGAGACAGAACCAGACAAATAACTGTAGAAATGTTCCAGGATGCCAAAGAAAGTTTGATTCTTAAGAGAGATACGCATCTGGATCAGCTCATTGATAAACTCAAAGAAGATAGGGTCCGAAGGATAATTGAGCCGATTTTAAAAGGTGAAAGTTCAACCTATCAATTTAATGACGAAGATGCTCAGTATGTGATAGATCTTGGACTCATCAGCAGAAAAGAAAACAAAGAAATAAATATTGCTAATGAAATTTATAAAGAAATATTACCAAGGGAACTAACATCTGGCTGGCAATATGGCTTGAATTATAAAAATATCTGGTATATCGAACAAGCAACGAATAAATTAGATTTTCCTAAATTACTTACTGCCTTTCAGGAGTTTTTTCAGGAGAACTCGGAAGTCTGGATTGATAGGTTTTCTTACAGAGAAGCCGGACCACAGTTGTTGCTTCAGGCTTTCTTACAACGTATTGTCAATGGTGGTGGTGTCATCAACCGCGAATACGGACTCGGGACTTTAAGAACCGACATCTATGTAAAATGGTATCCTGACGAAAACAATCGCTCCCTATCTCAAAAAGTGGTGATAGAATGCAAGCTATTGCATAAGACTCTGGAGAAAACCATAGAACAGGGACTGGAACAGGTAAGCATCTATCGCGACAAGTGCAAGGCCGAAGAAGCACATCTCATTATCTTTGATAGGACAAAGGATAAGCCCTGGGAAGAAAAACTCTTTATGAGGGAAATAGAATATAAGGGTAAGACAATATATTTATGGGGGATGTGAAAGAAGAAGCATAAAGAGCTTTAAACACGAACCGGATAGTTTGAATGGCCTAACTTAAGCCTTCCTGTCCTCTGTCAACCAGTAGATTTCGACAGACTTACACCTTCGCAAGTTATGGTGCAGTAAGCAAAACTGTGTTGGAAGGAGCTGTTAAAAAAGCCTTACCATTCCCGGAACCCACTGAATTGTAAACCCAGTTTGCGCTGGCAGGAAGTGTCTGCTGTGTCCAGGTTATTCCATCAGTTGAAACGGCAACGGTTGTTGAGCCGTAAAGAGGCGCAATAAAATGACCTGCTCCATAAGTAATTGCACGCCACATACCACTTTGAGGAAGAGTTCTTTGTGTCCAGGTTATCCCATCAGGAGAAGTATCTGCAATACTGCTTAGATCGTTAACTGTTACAAAAAGACCATTTCCGAATGTAATTTTATTTCGAGTTCCTGCTGCCGGAAGAGTCCTTTGAGTCCAGGTTAAACCATCATCGGCTGAGGTTGCTGCAATATTACCACCGGCTGCTACAATCACAAAAGTACCATTTCCATAAGCAATACTTCTCCAGTCTGCGCTAACAGGAAGAGTTCTTTGCGTCCATGTTGCCCCGTCAGGAGAAGTTGCAACAACTGTAGAAGCTCCTCGAAGAACAATCACAAAATTAGAAGCTCCATACGCTATAGAGTACCATTCACCTGATATTGGAAGGTTATTACTTAGATTCCAATTAATTCCATCAGTACTATAAGCAACCTGCTGTCCATTATATGTGGATGTAACAAATTTTCCGCCTCCAAAAGCAACATCATACGCGAGAACATTAGGCATAGTTCTTTGGGTCCAATTAGTCCCATCAGTTGAAGTTAGATAAGTTGTGTTGATAGAGACAATTACGTATAGACTGTTACCATATGTTACTCCCGTCCATCCAGCATTGGGAATAGTGTGTTGGGTATAGGTTGGTGGAGAGCTAACACAATTAACTCCAACGTTTGTTACATTGCCTGTAACGGTTCCACTTCCACCACTCGTAACCACGCAGGTCTGGCCGGAAGGCTGACTCAATACGGTCACCGAATAAGTGCTTCCGCTATTGATTACTGAGCTAAAGGTAAAGGATGTAGCACCATTGGAAACGGTTAAATCATTCCCTGTATTATTTTGCAGAACTAAGCCACTGGCAGAGAGGCCACTGATACTTCCACCGATGGTATAAGTTGTTGTTCCACAGCTCACACTTACAGAAGCCACATTGGCAGTCGCGGTTCCCATTCCGCTCGAAACCGAACAGGTTTGGCCTGAGGGCTGAGTCAATACAGTTACCGAATAGTTGGTGGAACTCGCCAGAGCCGTAGCGAAAGTAAAGTTCCCATTAGCAGATAAAGTCAAGTTATCACCTGAATTATTCTGCAATACAACCGTTCCTGCAAGACCGCTTATTGTCCCTCCTACAGTATAGGTTGTAGTCGTGGTTGTAGTCGTTCCCGGATCGGCTATTGTCGTGAAGGAGAAGGTAGTTCCCGCATTCAACTTACTTCCGAGTAAAGATTTTAAGGCAGTTGTAACTTCTACTGTATAAGTATTTGAATATGAAAGAGAGGAAGCAGGACTTATCACAACTGTTTTGTTATTGTCTTCATAGCTGTAAGATACAGGTAGAATAGAATTAGAACTATCTTTTATAGAAATATTCGAAGAATCTATGATATTGGGATCCAGAATATCCGTGAAATAAAGTTTCACAGAAGGCTGAATGGCAACCCCGGTGCTTCCATTTGTGATATTAGAAGTAGGAGAAGCCATAGAAAAAGTAGTAACCTGAGAAGAAGCTGTTTTTATTTCGGCTGTTTTAAACTCGTAGGTATATTCTTTGTCTAAAGAATTTTTAGACAGATCCCGAATTCCCTTTTTAATTTTTATTGTATACACGGTTCCTGTTAATAAATCATCCACTGCATAAAAGACAAGAAGTCGACCGATATGAAAAAAAGCTCCCTGCACCGGATTTGTGCCGGATTCCAAAACCTGAAAAGTGGAGTTATTAATGCTTTCGTCATCAATATCTTCTGAAAACAAAACAACAATTCCTTTCTGTTGGATAGATACATTTGTGCTGTTATTTGCAGGAACCATGTAGCTTAAGGAAGGAG is part of the Leptospiraceae bacterium genome and encodes:
- a CDS encoding Rpn family recombination-promoting nuclease/putative transposase, yielding MKLKDTEKQNGLLPLHSDIVFKIFCIKYPHLLADLLNSVLGFEGNQKITRLKILNPEIPGDLMSDKLSVLDIHAKNKNKQYFGIEMQAFPQKFYGKRILYYWAKLYSQQIVRGKKYSDLKPVYSVSFLNFNLLQIDNFHSTFQLLEKENPEIALTKDLEIHILELKKFLNTSRTQESNLEDWIYLIQKAEKLKEEDVKKLKIKNPVIREAVEALQDISLDRKTRNYYEMRLKTERDHEATIEYAFEEGLKKGKEESIEKERFLTQEIEKTQRLASIREKRAEHKSKLRTAINLKKEGAELKFISRITELPEAYLEKFFRKAVRN
- a CDS encoding saccharopine dehydrogenase NADP-binding domain-containing protein, whose product is MEFREKQVIVYGASGFTGKLVSEYFAKLQSERNLSFGIAGRDKEKLLLLQKHLKERFGEKAGPDIYIASLESEAELVSLCKKTSVIIHLVGPYAFHGELMVKACIAAGTDYLDITGEPAFVNKIEAQFHSQALEKGVSIVNCCGFDSIPADLGTYFTVLSLSSTEEKQVKCYVEAKGHLSGGTLVSALHAVSENPGAFLENHTEGNILRDFHYSETVSSVAIPLPVIDPLIVLRSAEKIRFYGKPFSYGQYVAVRSVPDTILMSLAASGLFVAARINFLKNYLLSYIQRGEGPSEEKRRESYFQCTFEGIAGKDRVVTRISGGDPGYEETARMVSEAAILLTNKNKQVSIPSGVVTPAYAFGDYLVDALKKIGIKFEILERKRGEKEV
- a CDS encoding calcium/sodium antiporter, yielding MELIIWIAVLMLSLIVLIKASDIFIDSSEKLGIYLGIPSFVIGVVIVGLGTSLPELVSSILSVRQGASEIVIGNVLGSNITNIFLILSIAAILGKEFTVEYNLLQTDLPFLLGSAIFISVSLIDGNFSMGEAIITLLLLFFYLIKAFEKGEQQEEKEKKEKLKRITWILLVLSPVLIFLGAKYTVDAVMEIAKILSIGTEILALSVVALGTSLPELMVTISATKKGQPDMVVGNIVGSNVFNTFAVMGIPRLFGDLKIPADVVKFSMPVHFAATLLFIIIVIDKKVNRWEGFLLIVFYVYFLFTIFKWI
- a CDS encoding sterol desaturase family protein, with protein sequence MLDNILTAFLYFLGMGIAFIPLERSFLCTQSDIFRKEWFTDVLFYFGQSLIWNFVTLLVLNYIFGFLPNTKLRGLREIFQSTHIVFQFFILIFLGDLFIYWAHRLQHRINFLWKFHRVHHTAETVDYIAAFREHPLDNIYTRGIESLPAFLLGFKLEQITAFVAFRGVWALFIHSNVNLRFGVLEALFGSPHLHHWHHDLKKGGDCNYANLFPLMDILFGTYYNPKEASEQFGIEEDYKRGYISLLLEPLLPTFLRSKVWK
- a CDS encoding ATP-binding protein, yielding MKFFNTAGPNQADIHYTLDPLSRWDLEEILHLIHTRKYFVLHAPRQTGKTSCMLSLMEYLNREGKYNALYVNIEAAQAAREDVHRGIQAIMSAFATQYALRFKDDLIENSWKEILDKNGAEDALNKLLHFWTTHSDKPTVLFIDEIDALIGDTLISVLRQIRSGYADRPAAFPQSIILCGVRDVRDYRIHSSRTKEIITGGSAFNIKAESLRLGNFTKEDIAKLYLEHTKETGQIFEDGILDLAWEYTGGQPWLVNALAYEVCFRDKAARDRTRQITVEMFQDAKESLILKRDTHLDQLIDKLKEDRVRRIIEPILKGESSTYQFNDEDAQYVIDLGLISRKENKEINIANEIYKEILPRELTSGWQYGLNYKNIWYIEQATNKLDFPKLLTAFQEFFQENSEVWIDRFSYREAGPQLLLQAFLQRIVNGGGVINREYGLGTLRTDIYVKWYPDENNRSLSQKVVIECKLLHKTLEKTIEQGLEQVSIYRDKCKAEEAHLIIFDRTKDKPWEEKLFMREIEYKGKTIYLWGM
- a CDS encoding Ig-like domain-containing protein — encoded protein: MLKLQSLLTAILITFLINCTMFPVPSNSKNWFTFLFAGISASPPSVISSNPISSEKDFKINRKIYVIFDEAIQSTTSEPIQVYTGRTKIAGTAEIIKNTLKFTPESPLSVNSKYTVSIKKESITDLEHTSLSSDYNFSFETGETVDTTAPFVNTTNPSGGSLNIAVNQKVSVQISEPVDANLDTSNVELYVDEKKQDADITFTKNNIQITPKNGLVSNTVYTLKVKTGITDTAGNHLQSEYSSTFQTGTEKDETSPSLSYMVPANNSTNVSIQQKGIVVLFSEDIDDESINNSTFQVLESGTNPVQGAFFHIGRLLVFYAVDDLLTGTVYTIKIKKGIRDLSKNSLDKEYTYEFKTAEIKTASSQVTTFSMASPTSNITNGSTGVAIQPSVKLYFTDILDPNIIDSSNISIKDSSNSILPVSYSYEDNNKTVVISPASSLSYSNTYTVEVTTALKSLLGSKLNAGTTFSFTTIADPGTTTTTTTTYTVGGTISGLAGTVVLQNNSGDNLTLSANGNFTFATALASSTNYSVTVLTQPSGQTCSVSSGMGTATANVASVSVSCGTTTYTIGGSISGLSASGLVLQNNTGNDLTVSNGATSFTFSSVINSGSTYSVTVLSQPSGQTCVVTSGGSGTVTGNVTNVGVNCVSSPPTYTQHTIPNAGWTGVTYGNSLYVIVSINTTYLTSTDGTNWTQRTMPNVLAYDVAFGGGKFVTSTYNGQQVAYSTDGINWNLSNNLPISGEWYSIAYGASNFVIVLRGASTVVATSPDGATWTQRTLPVSADWRSIAYGNGTFVIVAAGGNIAATSADDGLTWTQRTLPAAGTRNKITFGNGLFVTVNDLSSIADTSPDGITWTQRTLPQSGMWRAITYGAGHFIAPLYGSTTVAVSTDGITWTQQTLPASANWVYNSVGSGNGKAFLTAPSNTVLLTAP